The following are encoded together in the Ooceraea biroi isolate clonal line C1 chromosome 2, Obir_v5.4, whole genome shotgun sequence genome:
- the LOC113563590 gene encoding uncharacterized protein LOC113563590, with protein MDGSSRVSELTAYNLDRFALLDSPLYLDDENKENEGENQNPTNLEVTESEKDDDFVELDKETLEILGEGLPEKEGEFLFHPKLAKAWKKVLIEGIDKESKTKLLRLYPSKGNCPLHTPKLNPEVEAIVNDTAKKRDKYLAIDQDLCGAGLSALGKAVNMILNDTHVEIDRKELLSALTNSGRLMCELFKQLTKARKAFLYPGLDKKAKVLLEKADTDEFLFGSTLSQRVKTAKSVEKVGLSLKTPATEKKLPFKPHSALNWRGPPARYNKQPQAGYHRRVPPRTYPQHKAQAQLQSNVVRNTSLNPQDAPHLQEVINDLLRIGAIEQCIPYESQFLSSYFLVPKPSGKFRFVLNLKNLNKSIQTEHFKMEDIRTALRLMTKSCFMATLDLQDAYFLIPIEENSRKFLRFMWSDDLWEFTCLPFGLNTAPWIYTKITKPVVNFLRAKGFLFVVYLDDWLCFGKDAKECLKNIESTQRVLRSLGFLINLHKSNLTPNTRCQFLGFILDANRMTIELPKKKRQSILLLIKKIRTLQSCTIREFAQFVGNITAACPAIQYGWLYSKVFERQKYLALLRSNGNFDAKMRLSTILNPDLDWWESHILDAVNPIKQQQYVLEIFSDESLTGWGAACNGEMTYGAWNESDRNAHINYLELVAAFNALRCFAATKRDCEILLRIDNTTAIAYINRMGGIQYPHLNSITRKIWQWCEHRNLWITASYIASKENVEADLGSRIVNIDIEWELAPWAFQTVVQRFGVPDIDLFASGINTKCQTFCSWHRDPEAFCVDAFTIAWTEYQFYAFPPFALILGVLRKIQVDQAQDATSTGSKNDISDRDIVRQSFQRLNITEDAVDLLLTQSKNSITQSTLKQYAKSLEDWARFCVKKNFDIFTPQVNQVIDWLLAKYKAGASYGTVNTLRSALICGDRIGKNPIISRFLKGAFNERPSKPKYQRIYDLEPVLKELEKLHPLEDLNLQDLTNKLVVLLAIVTAHRKQTFALIRVSNIRRVVTGYEIEIPDRIKTTRPGSCQPLLTLPLFRGNPKLCVASTLETYLAVTKHIRGTIDSLFITTRKPFRAASKDTISGWIRTFLGKCGIGGHYGPHSIRHAATSAAFRKGVDLAVIKRLAGWLEKSSNFDRFYNRPIVQTTDTFAAAILQ; from the exons ATGGATGGTTCATCCCGCGTCAGTGAATTGACAGCGTATAACCTAGATCGTTTTGCACTTCTAGATTCTCCTCTGTACTTAGACGACGAGAATAAGGAGAACGAGGGTGAAAACCAAAACCCTACTAATCTGGAAGTGACAGAATCCGAAAAGGACGACGACTTCGTCGAATTGGACAAGGAAACACTGGAAATCCTTGGTGAAGGCCTTCCTGAAAAGGAGGGGGAATTTTTATTCCACCCAAAATTGGCGAAGGCGTGGAAAAAAGTCCTCATTGAAGGCATCGACAAGGAAAGCAAAACAAAGCTTCTCCGACTGTATCCTAGTAAGGGCAACTGCCCCCTTCACACGCCTAAGCTAAATCCTGAGGTCGAGGCTATTGTAAATGATACGGCAAAGAAACGAGATAAATATCTGGCAATCGATCAAGATCTTTGTGGAGCTGGCTTGTCAGCTCTAGGAAAAGCAGTCAACATGATCCTTAATGATACACATGTTGAAATTGACAGGAAGGAGTTATTATCAGCCTTGACCAACTCGGGCCGACTCATGTGCGAGTTGTTTAAACAACTTACTAAAGCGCGAAAAGCGTTCCTTTATCCGGGGCTTGACAAAAAAGCAAAGGTCCTTCTCGAGAAAGCGGACACAGATGAGTTTCTGTTCGGCTCAACGTTGTCCCAAAGAGTGAAGACAGCTAAATCAGTGGAGAAAGTAGGACTATCCTTGAAGACCCCAGCCACGGAGAAAAAGCTGCCTTTCAAACCCCATTCGGCTTTAAACTGGAGAGGCCCGCCTGCGAGGTACAACAAACAACCACAGGCGGGCTACCATCGCAGGGTACCTCCGCGGACGTATCCGCAGCACAAAGCTCAAGCGCAAC TCCAGTCAAACGTGGTCCGAAACACTTCGTTAAATCCACAGGATGCACCTCATTTACAAGAGGTTATAAATGATCTACTTCGCATAGGGGCCATTGAACAATGCATTCCATATGAGTCTCAGTTTCTGTCCTCGTATTTTTTGGTTCCAAAACCAAGCGGTAAATTTAGATTTGTTTTAAATCTTAAAAACCTGAATAAATCGATTCAAACGGAGCACTTTAAAATGGAAGATATCCGTACGGCTTTGCGGTTGATGACAAAGAGCTGCTTTATGGCCACTCTGGATCTTCAAGATGCATATTTTCTCATCCCGATTGAAGAAAACAGTCGAAAATTCCTACGATTTATGTGGTCGGATGATCTATGGGAATTCACGTGCCTTCCCTTTGGATTGAACACAGCGCCGTGGATATATACGAAAATAACTAAACCAGTGGTAAATTTTCTGAGAGCGAAAGGTTTTTTGTTTGTGGTCTATCTTGATGATTGGTTGTGCTTTGGTAAAGACGCCAAAGAATGCTTAAAGAATATCGAGTCAACCCAACGGGTGTTACGGTCTTTAGGTTTTTTAATTAACCTACACAAGAGCAACTTAACTCCGAATACAAGATGTCAGTTTCTCGGATTTATTTTAGATGCTAATCGCATGACCATCGAGCTCCCGAAAAAGAAGAGACAGTCGAttctgttattaattaaaaaaattcgaaCGCTACAGTCTTGCACCATTCGCGAATTCGCCCAGTTCGTAGGCAACATTACGGCAGCTTGCCCGGCTATTCAATACGGCTGGCTTTATTCTAAAGTGTTTGAACGCCAGAAGTATTTGGCGTTGTTGCGTAGCAATGGTAACTTCGATGCAAAAATGAGGTTGTCTACAATACTAAATCCCGATTTAGATTGGTGGGAGTCCCATATCCTCGACGCCGTCAACCCAATTAAGCAGCAACAATACGTCCTGGAAATATTTTCAGACGAGTCATTAACCGGCTGGGGTGCTGCCTGTAATGGCGAAATGACATATGGCGCTTGGAACGAATCGGATCGAAACGctcatattaattatttagagTTAGTGGCCGCGTTCAACGCGCTACGGTGCTTCGCGGCAACAAAGAGGGACTGTGAAATATTACTGCGCATTGATAACACTACAGCTATTGCTTATATCAACCGAATGGGAGGCATTCAATACCCACATCTCAACAGTATCACTCGCAAAATTTGGCAGTGGTGTGAGCATCGCAATCTATGGATTACAGCATCATACATAGCGTCGAAGGAAAATGTGGAGGCCGATCTAGGATCCAGAATCGTTAACATCGATATAGAATGGGAGTTGGCACCTTGGGCTTTTCAGACTGTCGTACAACGATTTGGAGTGCCTGACATTGATCTATTCGCGTCAGGAATCAATACGAAATGTCAAACATTTTGCTCGTGGCACCGTGACCCCGAGGCTTTTTGTGTGGATGCGTTCACGATCGCTTGGACGGAATATCAATTCTATGCATTCCCCCCATTTGCATTAATATTGGGAGTACTAAGGAAAATACAAGTCGACCAGGCTCAGG ATGCAACATCCACTGGCAGCAAAAATGACATTAGTGACCGGGATATTGTCCGGCAGAGTTTCCAAAGATTAAACATCACCGAAGACGCAGTGGACTTGCTATTAACGCAATCGAAAAACTCAATAACGCAATCGACACTCAAACAATACGCGAAATCTCTGGAAGACTGGGCTCGATTTTGTGTCAAAAAGAACTTCGATATTTTCACCCCACAAGTCAATCAGGTGATCGATTGGCTGCTGGCGAAATACAAGGCTGGCGCGTCATACGGGACTGTAAATACACTCCGATCGGCTCTAATTTGCGGCGATAGAATAGGGAAAAACCCCATAATTTCAAGATTCTTAAAGGGAGCCTTTAATGAAAGACCATCGAAACCTAAATACCAAAGGATTTATGACTTGGAACCAGTATTGAAGGAATTGGAAAAGTTACATCCGTTAGAAGACCTTAACCTCCAGGATCTCACAAACAAATTGGTCGTGCTTCTGGCAATAGTAACAGCCCACAGAAAGCAGACCTTTGCTCTCATAAGAGTAAGTAACATTCGCAGGGTCGTTACTGGATACGAGATAGAGATCCCAGACAGAATAAAAACGACGCGACCAGGATCTTGTCAGCCGCTGCTGACCCTACCACTGTTCCGAGGAAATCCGAAGCTGTGTGTAGCTTCTACTCTTGAGACGTATTTAGCGGTCACCAAACACATCAGAGGAACAATCGATTCGCTATTCATTACGACCAGAAAGCCGTTCCGCGCGGCGTCCAAAGATACGATCAGTGGGTGGATTCGCACATTTCTGGGAAAATGCGGCATCGGTGGACATTATGGTCCCCACAGCATTCGACACGCAGCAACGTCCGCGGCGTTTCGCAAAGGAGTGGACTTAGCAGTCATTAAGCGGCTAGCAGGTTGGTTAGAGAAGTCATCGAATTTTGATCGATTCTACAATCGTCCGATTGTACAAACGACCGACACGTTTGCGGCAGCAATCctccaataa